ATTGAGTATAGTTGTTGTGGTTGCTCCGCCATTGCCTAATGAAATTGTTCCAATTGCCGGCGGTATTATTTTTGGTTTTTGGCAAGCACTAATTTTTGGAATTCTCGCTAGAATTATTGGTTCATCAATTAATTATTGGCTTGGTACAAAAATTAGAAAAGGAATTTACGTTAAATTGATTAGCGAGGAAGAACAAGAACGGTTGAAAAAACACACGGAAAAAATTGGGTGGCAAACAGTTTTCATCTCTCGTTTTCTGCCAAGTACAGACACTGATTTAATAGCATACGTATCCGGTATAGCGAAAATGAAATATTTACCTTTTATTGTCGCATCATTTTTCGGAATGCTAGTTCCTGTTTCATTTACTATTTTCATTGGTGCTTCTTTGCTTACTAATAAATATTTATTTTTCTCGCTAGTGGCTTTTTATATAATCGGTATGTTATTTGCTCCGAAAATTATTAAGAAAGTGTTTCGACCCAAAATCCCAATTTCTTAAATGAATTTAATGCCGCCAAAGAAAAATTGGAAATCGTTATTAGTGCGGCTCCGCCGCATTTTCGGATTTTCGCGGTGGGGGGGGCCTTCCTCGCCGCCGCAGGCGGCGAAATGCGTTCGGACTAATTCAAGAATACTACACCAGGCTTTGGCAGGCCAAGTTCAGCTAGGTTAGGTGGGAAACCTGGCGGGAGAAATCCTGTGGAGGTTCGCTTGCCCGCCAAAATGTAATGTAGGCGGGAGTCCTCTTCCCGGCACTAAAATTCTCTCCTAATCATTTTAGAGCTTGCCACCGTTGAGATTTGACACGATTTTTAAATTAATATATAATTGTTAAGCTGAAAATGGGCCAAAGGAATTATCCACATTTAACCCACATTTAAGCGAAAATCCGCCTTTATTCCTTAAAAAAATTGAGGTGGCGGCGGACAAGCTAACAAAATTAATGATAGTTTCACTACAAAAGAGTATAAATAACAAATCGAGCGGATAATTTTTGGTCTAGCTTTGTCTTGGTGAACGTCCGCTTGAACAAGCGGATTTTTGTTTTGTAACTCGCAGGCCGTGAGGCGTTACCCAAAGTTAAAGCGTTACATCAGCGGTAATTTAAAAAAACCGGCGACGCCTGACGGATTCCGAGTTACGACCGACCTTTGACAATTTAATAAATGAATGAAAAGAGCATCTTAATAATAAGCAGTTTGATAAATCAAACTGAGCTTAATAAATCCAGCACATCCCGCTCGCGAGCGGCTGGGTGCTGGATAAAAAATGACTCTCGTATAATTTGGTGGTTACATTAAGGGCGAATGGTGGATGCCTTGACAGCAAAAGACGATGAAGGACGTAGCAGCCTGCGATAAGCCTCGGCTAGGTGGCAAGCAACCTGTGATCCGGGGATTTCCGAATGGGGGAACCCTCTTCAATTTAAATTGAAGAATCATAAGCTGAATTCATAGGCTTATGAGGCAGACCTGGGGAATTGAAACATCTTAGTACCCAGAGGAAAAAAAAGAAACAATATTAGTTATTAGTTCCAAAAGTCGCCTTCGGGTGGCTTAAAGAATTAATGGCTAATCTCGATTCCCTTAGTAGTGGCGAGCGAACAGGGAAAAGCCCAAACCATTTTAGTGTTGTCGTTTTAGGCCGCCTTTGGCGGCTTAGGCGATTTAAAGGTTCAAGCCGTTGCTGAAATGGCGTAGTGAGAAGTTACTTTTGCGGAGCTTGAAGTCCGCAGCAGAGAAAATTATGGTTACATCCCTAGCAGAAGCCGCTGGAAAGCGGCGCCAAAGAGGGTGATGGCCCCGTACGCGAAAGGGGTAATCGCTCTGTGGTAGCATATCTCAAGTACTTCAGGACTCGTGAAATCCTGAACGAATCAAGCGCGACTATGCGCTAAGGCTAAATACTTTTGCTGATCGATAGTGAACAAGTACCGTGAGGGAAAGGTGAAAAGTATCCCGGTGAGGGAGATGAAATAGTATCTGAAACCATTTGCTTACAAAGAATCAGAGCCCGCCTTCGCTTTTCGCTTCACGAAAAGCTCCGGTGGACAGGCCCATTTATCAGTTATTTCTGATGAGGCTTGTCCACCGTAGCTCAAGTGGAACGCAGAGCGAAGGTGGGTGATGGTGTTCCTATTGAAGAATGAACCAACGAGTGTGTTGTGTGTTGCTTAATCTAACCCTTATGAGGGGTAGGTGTAGTGAAAGCGAGCCTTAACCGGCGTTTTTAGTTAAATAGTTGCTGGTTCGTTTTTCGGACTAGCCAACTATTTCTCTAAAGGGCAGCATATACACGACCCGAAACCAGGTGAGCTATCCTTGGCCAGGGTGAAGCGTCCGTAACAAGACGTGGAAGCCCGAACCCACCAGCCGTGCAACACTGGGGGATGAGTTATGGATAGAGGAGAAATTCCAATCGAACCTGGCAATAGCTGGTTCTACCCGAAATAGCTTTAGGGCTAGCCTTAAATGTTTCCTGTTGGTGGTAGAGCACTGAATGGGACAGGGTGGGGAAACCTTACCTGTCCTAACCAAACTCCGAATGCCAATAGGTTAAGTTTAAGAGTCAGACTATGGGGGCTAAGCTCCATCAGTCAAAAGGGCAACAGCCCAGATCCACATCTAAGGTCCCCAAATCCAAGTTAAGTGTAAAAGGTGGTATTGTGACTTATACAACTAGGAGGTTGGCTTAGAAGCAGCCATCCTTTAAAGAAAGCGTAATAGCTCACTGGTCAAGTCGCTTTGCGCCGAAAATTTAACGGGGCTAAACTTGGTACCGAAGATTGGACCCTGTACCGTATGGTACAGGGGGTAGGGTAGCATTCTATATTCGTTTGAAGTCTAAGGCGCGAGCCAAGATGGAGGATATAGAAGAGAGAATGTTGGTATAAGTAACAAAAACCTAGGTGAGAATCCTAGGCACCGAAAACCTAAGGTTTCCTGGGCAATGATTTTCAACCCAGGGTTAGGCGATCCTAAGCCGAGGCCGAAGGGCGTAGGCGATGGAAGAGCAGGTTAATATTCCTGCCCTGTTTATATTTTCCGATGGAGTGACGTTGTTTCAAGTTTTAAGCGTCCGTATGGTTATGACGTTGGCCTTTTTTGGATTCTTCCTTGGCAAATCCGGGAAGAACCAGTCCGAAGAAGGCGAGAAGGTTGCGGTTTTCCAAAGCCAACTTAAGAGGAGAAATAATCAAGAAAAACTTCTAGGTTTTCCGTCAGTTTTGCCACAAGCAAGGCCGGCGGTTTAAAATATAAGCAACCGTACCGTAAACCGACACAGGTAGGTGAGGCGAGAAGCCTAAGGTGTACGAGAGAACCTTCGTTAAGGAACTCGGCAAAATAGCGGCCGTAAGTTCGCAATAAGGCCTGCCTTCTACGTTCCTTACTGCGTTCGGAACTTCGAAGGCCAGGTCCCCCATCTATTTATCTTTGGGGACCTGGCCTCCGTAGCTCGAGCGTAGCGAGGAGCGTAGGAGGCCGCAGCTAAAGAATCCAAGCGACTGTTTATCAAAAACACAGGTCCCTGCTCAAACCGTAAGGTGAGGTATAGGGGCTGATGCCTGGCCAGTGTCAGAACGTTAAGGGGAGAGGTGCAAGCCTTGAACTGAAGCGCTGATGAACGCCGGCGATAACTATAATCGTCCTAAGGTAGCGAAATTCCTTGTCGGGTAAGTTCCGACCTGCACGAATGGCATAACGACTTGGAAACTGTCTCAACGAAGGACTCGGTGAAATTGCAAGATGAGTAAAGATGCTCATTACCCGTAGCTGGACGAAAAGACCCCGTGAAGCTTTACTACAACTTGGTATTGGGTTAAGAACATAGTTGTTCAGCATAGGTGGAAGACTGTGAAGTCCCGTCGTCAGGCGGGATGGAGTCGTCAGTGAGATACCACCCTTTTGTGTTTTTAATTCTAATCCTGTCCCATGAAACTGGGTAGGAGACAGTATCTGGTGGGTAGTTTAACTGGGGCGGTTGCCTTAACAAAATTAATCTCCGTTAATTTAATGGGGCAGCGTGGTAGCAATATCGCGTCAAAACCGCCGTATGGTCTATAAAAATAATCTTAGCTTATATGCTGGAACCTCCGTTGGCATCCTCAATTACTTGAATAAAGTGAAAATATTGAGGCGGTTTATCCGAATTAAACAGGATAATAACGGACAATCAGCAGGGAAACGCTTCAAGCGTGCCCTCAACGACTAGACGCTAAGCCCCCACCGCTTCCGAGCAGTGGGGTGAAGATATAGTCTGAACTCTGGGGCGACCCAGAGAGTCTAATTAAATTAGACATCAAGAATCATATGAAAACATTCAAGATTTCGTCCGATCAAAAACAAATCATCATGGGTAAATTATTAGGCGATGGACACTTGGAAACTGCCAATGGCAAAACTTGGCGTTTAAAGATAGAACATTCTTTAAGCCAAAAAGTTTACGTCGATTGGCTGTATGACAAGTTGAAAAATCTGGCGGCTAGCGAACCAAGAATAAAACAACAGGCGGTTCAGGGCAAAGTTTATAGCAAGTACTGGTTTAATACCTGCTACAGCGGCAGTTTCAGATTTTACAGCCAGAAATTTTATGACCACGGTCGTAAAATAGCTCCCAGGCAAATCAAGCGCTGGCTGACACCCTTGGCTTTAGCCGTTTGGTACATGGATGACGGCTCCAGAAAATCCCATCAGCATCGCGCTAAGATAATTAACACTCAAAGTTTTGATCGGTTTAGTTTGAATCTTTTACAGAGCGCTTTAAAACTTAATTTCGGCATAGAAACTAAGTTAAGAAAGCAAAGAGAGGGCTGGCAAATCTATATTTTCGGCCGTGAAGCCGAAAAATTCGCCAAAGTTATAGGCAAATATGTTCTGCCAAACTTCTCTTACAAACTTGATTAACACAATGCCCAAAATGTAACGGAGGCGTTTACTAAGGTTGGCTAGCTCCCGATGGAAACGGGACGTGGTCGTGCAAACGCATAAGCCAGCTTTACTGCAAGGGCTACAACCCGCGCAGTTGCGAAAGCAGAAGTTAGTGATCCGACCGTATTACCCTGAACCTTTATGGTTTAGGGTCGAAGTAGGACGGCGGAAGCTCAACGGATAAAAGTTACTCCGGGGATAACAGGCTGATCGCGCCCAAGCGTCCACAGCGACGGCGCGGTTTGGCACCTCGATGTCGGCCCATCGCATCCTGGGGGTGAAGAAGCTCCCAAGGGTTTGGCTGTTCGCCAATTAAAGCGGTACGCGAGCTGGGTTCAGAACGTAAATTACATTGCGTTCTATCACAGAGATGTGATACAAGAAATCTGACTAAAATCGGTGAAACCCTACTTGGATTTCGAACTGTCCAAGAGGGCAATACCGAGGGAAGATTAGATTTATGTCTAACGAAGAATTAGCTTATATTGCCGGTTTCCTTGATGGAGACGGCTGCATTATGGCGCAGTTAGTTTACCGTAAAGATTACATTTACGGTTATCAGGTAAGAACAAGCATTGTTTTTTACCAAAAATCGATCCATCAAGGCATCCTTCACTGGCTGAAGAATAAGCTGAACCATGGTTATATCAGGCTCCGCAATGATGGAATGGCGGAATATACCATAGTTGGATTTAAAGAAGTAAAAAGCGTGTTATTGTTAATTTATCCATTCCTTCGTTTAAAAAAGTCTTTAGCGGAATTAATGATAAAATTGATCGATTCTCATCCTAAAAAAATGAGCCCCAAAGAACTTATTAGATTAAGTGTCTTAGTCGATCAAACCGCCACTTATAATTATTCAAAAAAAGAATAAATACAAGCGAAGTAATAAAAGATTTTCTCGAACATAAATCTTTTCCCCGTAGAGACTGAATCTTGCAGAAGAACAAGATGAGATAGCCTTTTTAAAAGGGTTATAAGACGTCAGCCCCTAATTCCGTCAAAGACGGAAAAGGGTGAAGGTATAGTCCATGCCATTAGTAATAATGGAATAACATGCGTGAGACAGTTCGGTCTCCTATCCGCTACGGGCGTTGAATCTTGAGTAGTCCCTTCCCTAGTACGAGAGGACCGGGAAGGACGAACCTCTGGTGTATCGGTTGCAGTACCAACTGCATTGCCGAGTAGCTACGTTCGGTTTGGATAAACGCTGAAAGCATCTAAGCGTGAAGCCGTCTACAAGATTAGGATTCATTATTAGGCCTCTTGGAGATTACAAGATTGATAGGCCGTAGGTGTAAGGCCCGCAAGGGTTTTAGCCGAGCGGTACTAATAGGCCAAGTAACCACCAAATTATATGGGTGTCATTTAGTTCCGCGCCTAGCCGAGTTTGACTCGGTGGCAGCGGCAGTTATTAAGCTCAGTTGGGTTTATCAAGTTAAGCTTGACTGATCAGCATGAAATATTAAAACAGTTCTTTTCATTCATTTGAATTAAACATCCGTAATGGATGTCAATCAGGCAATCGGGCAATTTTTCGCCCGAGCCAAAAATGAGTATAATTATACCAGTGCTTCTTCTATTAGTTGTATATAGAAATCTCGGTGTTTCTACTAAGTTGGTAACACTCGTTCCCATCCTTTACCCCGCACCAAATAAAAATTTTACTTATTTATCCTAGTGCTTCTACTGGACTGGTCACACCCGTTCCCATCTCGAACACGGCCGTTAAGCAGTCCAAGGCCGATGGTAGTATGGCTGATGCCATGCGAGAGTAGGTAAGTGCTAGGTTAAATGAGTAAAATTTGGTGCGGGGCGAGCAAGACCTTTAAGCAACTTAGGGCCGACCTGCCCGCCGAAGTCCCAGCGGGACGAAGGTGGGTGGTAGCATGGCTGATGCCATGGCCTGCTTTGCCGAAGCAAGGCGAAGACAAACGAGAGTAGGCCCTGTCAGTTGACAGGACAAATGGGCGCTGGTTTATCCCGCCCGCCGATTAGGCGAGGCGGGATTTAGTTGTACTTATTTTTTTACTCAGCCCCGCACAGCGGGGCTTTGTTTGGGTCGTCGCTGTTATCTATCGTTTTCTATTGTCGATTGACTGTGATGCACAAGATATTGACAATTTATATAAAAATGCTAAGGTATTATGAAATAGTAAATTTGAAGTTCTTTTCACAATCAAATACATTCAAGGAGGATATTTAGATGAATACAGTCAACTGGTTGGACCATACGGCCATCAAGGTGGGAGACAAGGTAGATATCGAACCGCTCGGGTCGGTGGTTATTTCTAAAGTGCTGCCGTCATATAACCGGACCGTAGTGTTGGTTCAGCGATCTGATGGCGATAGCATAGTCCTTAAAGCATTCCGTTTTAAGGGCGTTCCTATTTCTATGCTTACCACAGAGGTTCTTAGATCTATCGCTGCTAGTATTGATAATTATAAAAAACAACTTCATTTAGCGGGCGTCTCTACTAGTAGTGGGTTAGGCTTTATTATTAGAGGGGGTAATAGCAACGAGCAAATGCCATTAATGATTCAATATGAGGATTATGGCGGGGAATCATGCGCCGTTGGCATTAAGAATGCCAGTAAATTCTCACAAGCCGAAAAGATCATTAATGCCATGCTCAATTGGGCTATTAAGCCGCTATTTGATAACGCTACCCATCCCTCTGAAGAAGACCATTTGATTACTGGAATTGATATTAATCCTCGTAATTTTGTTTCGCCAGTAATCTCTAATTCTTCCGCCATTTTGGTAGATTTGTTTCCAACAAAAGTTTGGGACCCAGAGTATGGTTTCAGTTTAGAGTTTCCTGAACCTCAACATCCTACCGTTGTGATGCTTGGCATCTTTCGGCACTATGATTGTGCTGGCTTAATTATCAATTTGTTTAGTAATTTAGCCCGACTGCGGCCAGAGTTGGGTCGCCAGATTTATTTATTGTTGGAGGAATTTCTGAGGCATAACGGTTATAATAGTGTTGAGGAGGGAATCAACAAATATCTAACCCAGGATCTTAAAGGAGTCACGATCGGCGATGATCTTTTATCAGTGGGTTGCTTCTCATCATCAGACATCCGTCGGATTATAGAAGACTGGACTTTTGCCGATTTTTTCCGGTTCCGGTGTTTGGCTTGCGCTTTGGCATTATGCCGGAGTAAAAGCAGGTTTCTCTTGGATGAAATTTTTTCCCGCGGCCATTTTCAACATTTATCACTCACAGATGATCAAATGTGTCACATCAAGGCATTGATTTTTAAGATGGCTGACGATTACCCGGTAGATTATCAGGAGTGATTGATGAAAATCAAAGGCGGTCTTTTGGAGGAAAGACCGCTTTTTCATTTTGCAACGTTACTCAATCACTGGTTTAGTTTGATTTACCCCTGATTTTCCGGCAAAGTTTTTGGTATTCGTTGTCAATGAATTCAAAATCGCCAATCAGAGTGTTTAGATAATTTAGGTATTTGGTCGTTGGTTGCATAGTTTTGCGATTAAACTGGCTGTTGTCTAAATTTTCACCCTTGTACATAAAGTGATCTAAAGAAACACCTTTTAAAGAGAATTTTTTATTAGCGTACGTAATAATTACCGCCTGGCCAGTTTGTTGCTGTTTGATTAAATCCACTCCCGCCTGGCCAAGTTTATGGCCGATCTCAATGTCCAATTTTATCGGATTGCCGCTTTGCAGATAATTCATGGGAATAATTATTTTGGTGGTTAAGCCCAGCTGGCTTTGGATTCTTTCCTGCAGCGCCAGGCTGACATATTCGTTTCGTATATTGCCAAAGCCGTCCGGCTGTTGTTCTGGCCGGCCATTAATACCCTTAATTCGGGTTTCTTTGGATACAGCAATAACGCAGTAATTGCCGTTCGCTTCGTATTTTTTTTTGACCAAACTGATAATTTGACCCAAATCAAACTGCCATTCCGGGGGAATGATAATGTCAGCGCCGCCTAAGGCAGCGGCACAGGTCAACCAGCCCGACATCGCGCCGTACATCTCAATAATATATACCCGGCTGTAAGTGTAAGCAGAGTCCTGTTTGGTTTCAGCGGCTAGCTTGGCCGCATAAAAGGCGGCCGTAGGAAAGCCTGGAGCAAAGTAAGTTAAGGGCAGATCATTATCAACTGTTTTAGGCAATCCGATTACCGGCAATTGATAATCTTTATGCAATTTTGCGGCCGCCATTAAAGTGTCGTCGCCGCCAATGGCAATTAAACCATCGAGCTGATACTTTTTAATTTTTTCTTTCAACAAATCTATTCCCCCCGGTATTTTTATGGGGTTGGTTCTTGATGACCGCAGGAGAGCGCCCCCCCGATTTTTAATAATTTCTATGTTCAACTTGGTTAAATCGATAATTTCCCCATGTTGAACCAGCGAGGCCCAGCCGCCGATGCCGCCAAAAATTTTATAATGGAGCTTTTTGGCCCGTGAGGCGACGCCGTAAAGCGTGGGATTAAGCGAAGGCGATAGACCGCCGCCGTTTAAAACCAAGATGTTTTTAAGTCTTTTCATAATTAATACCAAGTATAATTTATTTGGGGATAAATATCAATATCCATAAGTTTAAAATGACAAACTATTTGATTTTTTTGGCTAATATCAAAACAAAAAATTATAAAAGATAAAAATTGCAGAAAGATTATTGACAGAATTCTTATAAAGAGTACAATCTATGTTATATGGAAGTCATACCCATCTTGAAACAGTTCGGCCTGTCGGAGAAAGAAATCATAATCTACCTGTGCCTATTAGAAACCGGCCCGCATTCTGTCCGGAATTTGGCGGAAAAAACCAAAATTAACCGCGGCACAACTTATGATATTTTAAAAAGTCTGATTGATTTAGGTCTGGTCGGATATTACCATAAAGCCACTAAACAGTACTTTATTGCCGAAGACCCGGCCAAGCTTAATAATGCCATAGATCAGAAATTACAAAACTTGAACGAAGTCAAAGAAAGGATCAATCAAGTCATTCCCAGTCTAAAGTCGCTTTACGACCAAGCCGGCGAAAAACCGGTAGTGAAATATTACGAAGGTCACCAAGGCATTAAAACAATTTTCAACGATGTACTGGAAACAGTAGATCAGCTTTCCAGTAAAGAGTATTTGGTTTTTTCCACCTCCACTATCAAAGACCATTTATATAAAGCTTTCCCCAATTTTACCAAACAAAGAATCAGCAAGAAAATCAGGGTAAAAGTCATAGCCGTGGGGCACGGCGGCACCACCGCCGAATTGGCCGAGGTCAAGTCATTAAGCCCAAGGGAGGGCTCACCCACTTATATTATTGTTTATCACGACAAAGTGGTGATGATTTCTTTAAGTTCAAAAGATGAGCCCCGGGGGATTATTATTGAAGATCCGGCTCTGGCGGCCACTCAACGGCAACTATTTGAATATATTTGGAGAAATATCAGATAAATCCTAAATTAGGTAATCAGTAATCGGTAACGGGGACACTTCTAATTACCAGTTACTAACATTATGTGCGGTATCATCGGTTACATCGGCAAACAACAAGCCCTGCCAATTTTATTGGAAGGTTTGAGGCGCATGGAGTATCGTGGCTATGATAGCGCCGGCGTGGCTTTATGCTATCAGGGGAAATTAGAAATAATCAAGAAACAGGGCAAGCTTAATAATTTAAGCGAACAGTTAAAATCACGCAGTTTGACTTCCAATTTTGGCATTGGCCACATTCGTTGGGCCACTCACGGTGAACCATCGGATATTAACGCCCATCCCCATGCCGATTGCCAGAATAATGTCGTTTTGGTTCATAATGGTATTATTGAAAATTATCAGGAATTAAAAAGATGGCTGCTTAGTCAAAAACATAAGTTAAATACTCAAACCGACAGCGAGGTTTTAGCGCATTTAATAGAAGAGCACCAAAAAAATGTTCCTTTGGAAGCGGCCGTTAGGAGCGCGTTGCATCAAGTCAGGGGCGCTTATGGTTTGGCGATTATTTCCAGAAGCGAGCCGGATAAAATTGTCGCGGCCAGATTAGGCAGCCCGGTGGTCATCGGCATTATATCGGCCAGTGAATACCTGGTGGCTTCGGACGTTACGGCTGTGCTGCCATTTACCCGCGAAGTGGTTTTTTTGGAGGAAGCCGAAATGGCCGTCATTACCAGACAGGGTTACAGTATCAGCAAATTAAACGGCGATGAAGCCAACCATTTGCCCCAGCAGATAGAATGGGACCCGGTGGAAGCAGAAAAAGGCGGCTTTGATCATTTTATGCTTAAAGAGATAATGGAAGAGCCGGAGGTGGTCAGGTCCAGCATGCGCGGCCGGGTTATTTTAGAAGAAGGCCAAGTAAAATTGGGCGGCTTAATCGACGTTATGGACGAGTTAAAGAATTTGGAACGGCTTTATATCGTTGCTTGCGGCACCGCTCATTATGCCGGACGGATCGGCAGTTATTTGATAGAAAATTTAGCCGGCATTCCTACCGAGGTGGAATATGCTTCGGAATTTAGATACCGGGAAAAGCCGCTGGACGCAAAATCCGTTGTTTTGGCCATCAGCCAATCCGGCGAGACGGCCGATACTTTGGCGGCCGTTCGTTTGGCCAATAAACAAAATCTTTTGACCATCGGGATAGTTAATGCGGTCGGCAGTTCCATTGCCAGAGAAACTAAGGCCGGAGTTTATAACCATGTTGGTCCGGAAATTGCCGTTGCTTCCACCAAGGTTTTTGTTTCCCAATTGGTTATTTTAGTTCTTTTGGCTATTTTATTGGGGCGTCAAAGACAGCTGCCTCGCACCAAAGCGCAAGAGATAATTAAAGAGCTCCTAAGTCTACCCGATAAGATACAGCAGGTTTTGGAACAAAAAGAAAAGATCAAAGAGATAGCTAAAATTTATCAGTCGGCCAGCAATTTTATTTTTATCGGGCGGAAGCTAAATTATCCCGTTGCTTTGGAAGGAGCCCTGAAGATGAAGGAGATTTCTTATGTCCATGCCGAAGGCTATCCGGCCGGCGAGTTAAAACACGGCCCCTTGGCGCTAATTGATAAAAACTGGCCGGTCGTGGCTATCATCCCCAAAGACAGTGTCTACGAAAAAACCTTAAGCAATTTAGAGGAAGTCAGGGCCAGGCATGGGCAAATCATCGCCTTAGCTACGGCGGGCGACAAAGAAATTTCAAAGATCGCCCAGCAGGTTATTTATCTGCCTGAAACCTTGGAAATACTTTATCCCATTTTGTCCGTGGTCCCGCTGCAGCTGCTGGCTTATTATTTGGCTCAAATAAAAGGTTGCGACATTGATCAGCCGAGAAATTTGGCTAAAAGTGTTACCGTAGAATAAATTTATGATAGTCGTAAGCAATTTTACTAAAAAAGATGCCCAAGCGGTATCTCGGCTTATCCCTCAGCTGACCCGCAATATTGTAGACGGATTGAATCTAGATAACAGAATGAACCAGATTATTGATTGTCCTGGCACGCGTGGTATAATTGCAACTGTAGATGGTAAATTAGCGGGTTATGCTCAACTCGCCTGGTACATTATACCCTCCAAGGGATTGATTGCCTGGGTGGAAGAAGTGGTGGTTGATGAAAAAGTTAGAGGGCAGGGCGTCGGCCGGGCTTTAATGGAGAAATTATTAAAAATCGCCGAAGAGCTTGGTTGCCAGCAGGTTAAACTGACCTCCCCCAATTTCATCGCTCAAAAGTTATACGAAAGCCTGGGCTTTACCTTCAAGGAAACGGAAGTGATGGTTAAGAATTTATAACCCGGTAAACACGCGACTAAATATTCAGGTGATTTTTTAGGACAGCATCCATCTTTAACCTTATTTAAACAATGGAAAAACTTAGAATCGTCATCTTGGCCGCTGGGCGGAGCAAGAGAATGCACAACGAAGAACTGCCCAAAGTTTTGATAAAGTTGCATGACCGGCCAATTATTTCCTATTTACTGGAGGCGGTGCAACGGTCAAAATTGGATAAGCGGCCGGTCGTGGTGGTGGGCTGGCAGGCCGGCTTGGTTATTCAAACATTGGGCAATCAGAACGATTATATCGTCCAGAATGAACTTTTAGGCACCGGTCATGCGGTACTACAGA
This is a stretch of genomic DNA from Candidatus Buchananbacteria bacterium CG10_big_fil_rev_8_21_14_0_10_42_9. It encodes these proteins:
- a CDS encoding transcriptional regulator, which produces MEVIPILKQFGLSEKEIIIYLCLLETGPHSVRNLAEKTKINRGTTYDILKSLIDLGLVGYYHKATKQYFIAEDPAKLNNAIDQKLQNLNEVKERINQVIPSLKSLYDQAGEKPVVKYYEGHQGIKTIFNDVLETVDQLSSKEYLVFSTSTIKDHLYKAFPNFTKQRISKKIRVKVIAVGHGGTTAELAEVKSLSPREGSPTYIIVYHDKVVMISLSSKDEPRGIIIEDPALAATQRQLFEYIWRNIR
- the glmS gene encoding glutamine--fructose-6-phosphate transaminase (isomerizing); this encodes MCGIIGYIGKQQALPILLEGLRRMEYRGYDSAGVALCYQGKLEIIKKQGKLNNLSEQLKSRSLTSNFGIGHIRWATHGEPSDINAHPHADCQNNVVLVHNGIIENYQELKRWLLSQKHKLNTQTDSEVLAHLIEEHQKNVPLEAAVRSALHQVRGAYGLAIISRSEPDKIVAARLGSPVVIGIISASEYLVASDVTAVLPFTREVVFLEEAEMAVITRQGYSISKLNGDEANHLPQQIEWDPVEAEKGGFDHFMLKEIMEEPEVVRSSMRGRVILEEGQVKLGGLIDVMDELKNLERLYIVACGTAHYAGRIGSYLIENLAGIPTEVEYASEFRYREKPLDAKSVVLAISQSGETADTLAAVRLANKQNLLTIGIVNAVGSSIARETKAGVYNHVGPEIAVASTKVFVSQLVILVLLAILLGRQRQLPRTKAQEIIKELLSLPDKIQQVLEQKEKIKEIAKIYQSASNFIFIGRKLNYPVALEGALKMKEISYVHAEGYPAGELKHGPLALIDKNWPVVAIIPKDSVYEKTLSNLEEVRARHGQIIALATAGDKEISKIAQQVIYLPETLEILYPILSVVPLQLLAYYLAQIKGCDIDQPRNLAKSVTVE